Proteins encoded together in one Marinobacter sp. Arc7-DN-1 window:
- a CDS encoding MBL fold metallo-hydrolase has protein sequence MNITFLGGAETVTGSKFLIEAGETRVLVDCGLFQGYKWLRKRNRQPLPLDIESLDAVLLTHAHLDHSGYIPVLYKQGFRGAVYTHHATRDLSEILLADSGHLQEEEAHYLGRHKLSKHETPEPLYDQDDADACMELFQPVDFYEEVQLGDIRFHLRPVGHILGAACIIIETEGKRIGFSGDVGRLNDIFMRPPAPLPALDMLMLESTYGNRRHDDADPLSQLADIVNETVDKGGNILIPAFAVGRAQVLQHMFTTLMKAGRIPVLPIYLDSPMAIDVSEIYCRYEDQHRLSSSECHEMCSTVHYSRSVQDSKALAGQAYPHVIIAGSGMATGGRILHHFKRLLGQHRTTVIFAGYQAGGTRGAKMIGGAERIKIHGDWFPVKARLEVLSGLSGHGDFTEIEQWLAQSDLAPETPINLIHGDPDALEAMKDHLRQNTRFEVEVASYQSILRL, from the coding sequence ATGAATATTACATTCCTTGGTGGCGCAGAGACGGTTACCGGATCCAAGTTCCTGATTGAAGCGGGGGAGACGCGGGTTCTGGTTGATTGTGGTTTGTTCCAGGGTTACAAGTGGCTGAGAAAGCGCAACCGGCAGCCATTGCCGCTGGATATAGAATCACTGGACGCAGTGCTTCTGACCCACGCCCACCTGGATCACTCGGGCTATATACCTGTGTTGTACAAGCAGGGGTTTCGAGGGGCGGTTTATACCCACCACGCTACCCGTGATTTGAGTGAAATACTGCTGGCTGATAGCGGCCATCTCCAGGAAGAGGAGGCGCATTACCTCGGCCGCCATAAACTGAGTAAACATGAAACTCCGGAGCCTCTGTATGACCAGGATGATGCGGACGCCTGTATGGAGTTGTTTCAGCCGGTAGACTTTTACGAAGAAGTCCAGCTCGGTGATATACGCTTCCATCTTCGGCCGGTTGGGCACATTCTCGGTGCTGCCTGCATCATTATTGAGACGGAAGGTAAACGCATCGGTTTTTCCGGCGATGTTGGGCGCCTCAACGATATTTTCATGAGGCCACCTGCGCCTCTGCCAGCTCTGGACATGCTGATGCTGGAGTCAACGTATGGCAATCGTCGCCACGACGATGCGGACCCGTTGTCGCAGTTGGCAGACATCGTTAATGAAACCGTCGACAAAGGGGGCAATATATTGATTCCGGCCTTTGCTGTGGGCAGGGCGCAGGTTTTACAGCATATGTTCACTACCCTGATGAAGGCGGGGCGAATTCCAGTGCTTCCAATTTACCTCGATAGTCCCATGGCAATCGATGTTTCCGAGATTTACTGCCGCTACGAGGATCAGCACCGATTGAGCAGTTCCGAGTGCCACGAAATGTGTAGCACCGTTCATTACAGTCGCAGTGTTCAGGACTCCAAGGCGCTGGCTGGCCAGGCATACCCCCACGTAATTATTGCCGGCAGTGGCATGGCAACAGGTGGACGCATACTTCATCATTTCAAGCGCCTCCTGGGCCAGCACCGCACAACTGTTATTTTCGCCGGCTATCAGGCCGGGGGAACACGAGGGGCCAAGATGATTGGCGGAGCGGAAAGGATCAAGATCCACGGTGACTGGTTTCCTGTCAAAGCCAGATTGGAAGTGTTGAGTGGGCTTTCCGGACATGGAGATTTCACAGAGATCGAACAGTGGCTGGCTCAAAGTGACTTAGCCCCCGAAACGCCGATCAACTTGATTCATGGAGACCCTGATGCGCTGGAGGCCATGAAGGATCACTTGCGTCAGAACACCCGGTTTGAGGTGGAGGTGGCAAGCTACCAATCCATTTTGCGTCTTTGA
- a CDS encoding HlyD family secretion protein has product MKSQSWLWSLIAVLVLAGGSYGVFVLFGEEPLPQGIVYGNGHIEGREVWIAAEVAGRVIEHHLAEGSKVSAGDTVAVIDPADARDRLRSAQAELASAREVRDGFDSQITTWRHHLKNAEKQRQRIRDLRSRNLASSSDLDQAENAVSEARGRLESLQRQKDAAEEQVAARAAQVALAESQLDKAEVAAPLSGTILIRAVETGEVVDTGQPLATMVNLQQLELKVYVPGDILNRISLGDPARIRVDGLPGDFSAKVGRIDDFAQFTPRDVHMPDERVRMVYGVTLVLDNPADALKPGMPADAWIRWDPDAEWPATLSVPAR; this is encoded by the coding sequence GTGAAATCCCAATCCTGGCTCTGGTCTCTGATAGCGGTGTTGGTGCTCGCCGGCGGTTCTTATGGGGTTTTTGTTCTGTTTGGGGAAGAGCCCTTGCCGCAGGGAATCGTCTATGGCAATGGCCATATCGAGGGGCGGGAAGTGTGGATCGCGGCCGAAGTGGCCGGTCGGGTCATCGAGCACCATCTCGCGGAAGGCAGCAAGGTTTCGGCTGGCGACACGGTAGCCGTGATCGACCCCGCCGATGCCAGAGACCGCCTGCGCTCGGCACAGGCCGAGCTGGCCTCGGCGCGGGAAGTCCGTGACGGCTTCGACAGCCAAATCACCACCTGGCGTCATCATCTCAAGAATGCCGAGAAACAACGGCAGCGGATCCGGGACTTGCGGTCCCGCAATCTGGCCAGCTCGAGTGATCTGGATCAGGCGGAAAATGCCGTCAGTGAGGCCCGGGGCCGACTTGAGTCTCTCCAGCGGCAGAAGGATGCCGCCGAAGAACAGGTGGCTGCAAGGGCGGCGCAGGTGGCACTGGCTGAATCGCAACTGGACAAAGCGGAGGTTGCCGCGCCGCTCTCCGGAACCATCCTGATCCGGGCGGTGGAGACGGGAGAGGTTGTCGATACCGGCCAGCCGCTGGCCACGATGGTGAATCTGCAGCAGCTCGAACTCAAGGTCTATGTCCCCGGTGATATCCTCAACCGGATCAGCTTGGGGGATCCCGCCAGAATCCGCGTGGACGGTTTGCCCGGGGACTTTTCCGCCAAAGTCGGCAGGATTGACGATTTCGCCCAGTTCACCCCCCGCGATGTCCACATGCCCGACGAGAGAGTTCGGATGGTCTATGGCGTTACCCTGGTGCTGGATAATCCGGCCGATGCTCTGAAACCGGGTATGCCGGCAGATGCCTGGATTCGCTGGGATCCGGACGCCGAGTGGCCAGCGACCCTCTCGGTTCCGGCGCGCTGA
- a CDS encoding ATP-binding cassette domain-containing protein, translating into MSSPEPIVAKGLGRQFGDNVVIEPLDVSVDRGQRVGIVGADGAGKTTLLQMLAGILDPTVGECRVLGFDTRREAKQVAARIGYMSQGFTLYDRLSVKENLSFAARIRDVPDELYRERSERLLSMSGLGRFTDRPAAKLSGGMRKKLSLCTNLVHEPELLILDEPGLGVDPLSRRHLWTMLDRFRSQGLTMVVATSYMDEAERCDRILLLEQGRVLADGSLEELLRPAAGRVFTVNAGDTGRGLRELSGILAQIDSVHSVQWLPDHLRLVMNADIAENQLAELLPEGTHLAAAEPRLEDLFVLRTDRRAGEQQFPELARQDRGKEEGLVATGLSVRFGHFKAVDRVSFEAPSGELLALLGPNGAGKTTLIRALCGLVAIDEGNARVAGVSSGGGSTALRRQIGYMSQRFSLYLELTPWENLRFFANAYGLAGGAARAAIDWAREVTGLTDIPDKLTGDLSSALRQRLALACSLLHRPRVLFLDEPTSGVDPVARYRFWRVIRELAASGMTVLVTTHYLEEAAYCDRLALMLDGRLLAHGSRSSLNHSLGLEADATVEMLFTAAIEQAGTANSRALGP; encoded by the coding sequence ATGTCTTCCCCGGAACCCATCGTCGCCAAAGGCCTTGGCCGCCAATTCGGAGACAATGTTGTCATCGAGCCACTGGATGTTTCCGTTGATCGCGGCCAACGAGTGGGCATTGTCGGTGCTGATGGCGCTGGCAAGACGACGCTGTTACAGATGTTGGCTGGCATCCTGGACCCCACTGTGGGGGAATGCCGGGTCCTGGGCTTCGATACCCGTCGTGAGGCCAAGCAGGTTGCTGCCCGGATTGGCTATATGTCCCAGGGATTTACGCTTTACGATCGACTCAGCGTCAAGGAAAACCTGAGCTTTGCCGCTCGCATCCGGGATGTGCCCGACGAACTCTATCGGGAGCGTTCAGAAAGGTTGCTATCCATGTCGGGGCTTGGCCGCTTTACTGACAGGCCCGCCGCCAAACTGTCCGGTGGCATGCGGAAAAAGTTGTCGCTATGTACCAATCTGGTCCATGAACCGGAGCTGCTGATCCTTGACGAACCGGGGCTCGGCGTCGACCCCCTGTCCCGGCGCCATCTCTGGACCATGCTCGACCGCTTCCGGTCGCAGGGCCTGACCATGGTTGTGGCTACCTCCTACATGGACGAGGCGGAGCGCTGCGACAGGATACTGCTGCTGGAACAGGGCCGCGTTCTTGCGGATGGGTCGCTGGAAGAGCTGCTGAGGCCCGCCGCCGGAAGGGTGTTCACTGTAAATGCTGGAGATACCGGACGAGGCTTGCGGGAGTTGTCCGGCATCCTGGCTCAAATTGACAGCGTCCATTCAGTGCAGTGGTTGCCGGATCACCTGCGACTGGTGATGAACGCGGACATCGCTGAAAACCAGCTCGCCGAGTTATTGCCCGAGGGAACCCACCTGGCGGCGGCCGAGCCCCGGCTCGAGGATCTGTTTGTGCTGCGGACGGACAGGAGGGCCGGCGAGCAGCAGTTTCCGGAATTGGCCCGGCAAGACAGGGGAAAAGAGGAAGGGCTGGTGGCCACCGGCCTGAGCGTCCGCTTCGGACATTTCAAGGCCGTTGACCGGGTGAGTTTCGAGGCGCCATCTGGCGAACTGCTTGCGTTGCTGGGGCCCAACGGGGCGGGCAAGACAACCCTGATCAGGGCCTTGTGCGGGCTGGTGGCCATCGATGAGGGCAACGCCCGGGTGGCCGGGGTGAGCTCCGGCGGGGGTAGCACCGCATTGCGCCGGCAAATTGGTTATATGTCACAACGGTTTTCACTCTATCTGGAACTGACCCCCTGGGAGAATCTCCGCTTCTTTGCCAATGCCTACGGCCTGGCCGGAGGCGCGGCGCGGGCTGCGATCGACTGGGCCAGGGAAGTAACGGGGCTGACAGATATTCCCGACAAGCTCACCGGTGATCTTTCAAGTGCCTTGCGCCAGCGTCTGGCGCTGGCCTGCAGCCTGCTTCACCGGCCCCGGGTCTTGTTCCTTGATGAGCCCACCTCGGGTGTCGATCCCGTCGCCCGGTACCGTTTCTGGCGGGTTATCCGTGAGCTGGCCGCCAGCGGTATGACCGTGCTGGTCACTACCCACTACCTGGAGGAAGCGGCCTATTGTGATCGTTTGGCGTTAATGCTGGACGGGCGGCTGCTTGCACACGGTAGCCGATCATCGCTGAATCATTCGCTCGGCCTCGAAGCCGACGCCACGGTGGAGATGCTCTTCACGGCGGCCATAGAACAGGCGGGAACGGCCAATTCCCGGGCGTTGGGACCATGA
- a CDS encoding ABC transporter permease, with the protein MKAHRLGALIVKESRELIRDPVTIALAVIMPLIMLFLFGYAVNLDVEQVAVGIYDLDNTPASRDLSARFDSSRYFQLEQKTTDLRDLESALQSSTISMGVVIPAGLARQLLRGDEAPVQVIVDGGYPVLGRLASAYAEAVIANFPAPRQSAVRVQARVWFNPSLRSVNFVIPGLFAVILMAFPPLLTALAIVREKETGTIEQIYASPVTSTEFVVGKLVPYGLVAFLEILMVMVVGFAWFQVPIAGSPILLLTSAFVYVLTTVGIGLLVSSLVRTQLAAMLITLIVTLMPSFLFSGFLFPLFTMPLALQLYSWLFPAGYFMEISRGIVLKSAGLEAVLPNLMMLIVYTVLVFVFAAWRMKQKVA; encoded by the coding sequence ATGAAGGCTCATCGGCTTGGAGCCCTCATCGTCAAGGAAAGTCGCGAGCTGATTCGCGACCCGGTTACCATTGCGTTGGCCGTGATCATGCCGCTGATCATGCTTTTTCTGTTCGGCTATGCGGTCAATCTGGATGTGGAACAGGTTGCCGTGGGCATTTACGATCTGGACAACACGCCGGCAAGCCGCGACCTGTCAGCCCGTTTCGACAGCTCGCGGTATTTTCAATTAGAGCAGAAAACGACCGATCTCCGCGATCTGGAGTCGGCACTGCAAAGCTCGACCATCAGCATGGGCGTGGTGATTCCAGCCGGCTTGGCCCGGCAACTGCTCAGAGGCGACGAGGCGCCTGTCCAGGTGATCGTGGACGGCGGCTATCCTGTTCTGGGTCGATTGGCATCGGCCTATGCCGAGGCGGTAATCGCAAATTTCCCCGCCCCGCGTCAGAGCGCCGTCCGGGTCCAGGCCAGGGTCTGGTTCAATCCCTCCCTGCGCAGCGTCAATTTCGTCATCCCCGGGTTATTTGCCGTGATCCTGATGGCGTTCCCACCCCTGCTGACCGCCCTGGCGATCGTGCGTGAGAAAGAGACCGGTACGATTGAGCAGATCTATGCATCGCCGGTCACCTCAACCGAGTTTGTTGTCGGCAAGCTGGTGCCCTACGGTCTGGTGGCTTTCCTGGAGATTCTTATGGTCATGGTGGTGGGGTTTGCCTGGTTTCAGGTCCCCATTGCCGGCAGCCCGATACTGCTGCTGACGTCCGCTTTCGTTTATGTGCTGACCACGGTGGGTATCGGCCTGTTGGTCTCATCCCTGGTCCGTACCCAGTTGGCGGCCATGTTGATAACGCTGATTGTCACCTTGATGCCGTCGTTTTTGTTTTCCGGTTTTCTGTTCCCTCTGTTCACCATGCCTCTTGCCCTGCAACTGTATAGCTGGCTTTTCCCTGCCGGTTATTTTATGGAAATCTCCCGGGGCATCGTACTGAAATCAGCCGGCCTTGAAGCCGTTCTGCCAAATCTGATGATGTTGATCGTCTATACGGTCCTGGTATTTGTCTTCGCGGCCTGGCGAATGAAGCAGAAGGTGGCCTGA
- a CDS encoding ABC transporter permease, producing the protein MGIALFGLLRKELVQFFRDRLILTLILWLYTIEVVICAVALSFDVSHLPLAVVDEDRSALSRSLIQKFAVSETFDLKFQETRVATATDLLEKGDATMVLVVPAGFEGALLAGKSAQLQLLQDGTNSNIAANAVNDALQIVQRQEREALPAAGKKGVAVPLIRIWYNPDLTTSGFIVLSMIALAGMMVGVIHPAASIVREKERGTIEQLLVTPISTLELFLAKVTPTLIMGVLSIFPSLVIVRVFDVPLQGSLLLFLVLTAIFLLSAIALGVLIAAYSRTLQQALLLSFFGLFPLMFLSGSLTPVEAMPPFLQSLSLLSPLRYYMDIIVGIFLKGAGLAVLWDEALALLVIGVTLFIFSLWVFRRRVQ; encoded by the coding sequence ATGGGAATTGCCTTATTTGGTTTGTTGCGCAAGGAGCTCGTGCAGTTCTTTCGTGACCGGTTGATACTGACCCTGATACTTTGGCTTTACACCATTGAAGTCGTCATTTGTGCCGTTGCGCTCAGTTTTGATGTAAGCCACCTGCCCCTGGCGGTGGTGGACGAGGATCGCAGCGCCTTGAGTCGCTCGTTGATCCAGAAATTTGCGGTGAGCGAAACCTTCGACCTGAAATTTCAGGAAACCCGTGTGGCAACCGCCACTGACCTCCTGGAGAAAGGCGATGCCACCATGGTGTTGGTCGTTCCCGCCGGGTTCGAAGGTGCTCTTCTCGCTGGCAAGAGTGCTCAGCTCCAGTTGCTCCAGGACGGCACCAATTCCAACATTGCCGCCAATGCCGTCAATGATGCTCTGCAGATCGTCCAGCGCCAGGAGCGCGAAGCGCTCCCTGCTGCCGGGAAGAAGGGGGTCGCGGTACCCCTGATCCGTATCTGGTATAACCCCGATCTGACAACATCGGGTTTTATCGTGTTATCGATGATTGCTCTGGCCGGTATGATGGTGGGCGTTATTCACCCGGCCGCCTCTATTGTCCGGGAAAAGGAGCGAGGCACTATCGAGCAGCTGCTGGTGACGCCCATTTCCACCCTGGAACTGTTCCTGGCCAAGGTCACACCCACGCTGATCATGGGCGTACTGTCCATCTTTCCGAGTTTGGTGATTGTCAGAGTCTTTGATGTGCCCCTTCAGGGCAGTCTGCTTTTATTTCTGGTGCTGACCGCCATCTTTTTGCTCAGTGCGATTGCGCTGGGCGTACTGATTGCCGCCTACAGCCGGACCCTTCAGCAGGCGTTGCTGCTCTCCTTTTTCGGACTTTTCCCGCTGATGTTCCTGTCGGGCAGTTTGACGCCGGTAGAAGCCATGCCGCCTTTCCTGCAAAGCCTCTCCCTGCTGAGTCCACTGCGTTATTACATGGATATCATCGTCGGTATTTTCCTCAAAGGCGCCGGCCTGGCGGTTCTCTGGGATGAGGCTCTCGCCTTGCTGGTAATCGGTGTCACGCTGTTTATTTTCTCCCTTTGGGTCTTTCGACGCCGGGTACAATGA
- a CDS encoding IS5 family transposase has protein sequence MDQITFSEAEYQTKKRKTRREIFLERMDKLIPWKQLEKKVALYYPKGQTGRPPYPLPTMLRVHCMQLFYNLSDPAMEDALYEIESMRQFAGLKLDRLPDETTILKFRHFLERHGLGKVLFKEVNKHLEKNGLMLREGSIVDASIISAPSSTKNESGQRDPEMRQTRKGNQWYFGMKMHIGVDDTLGLIHSIDTTAANVHDIVSAGNLLHGDELRVFGDAGYLGIQKRDEHKDRQNVSWFIAKRPGSRKKLDDRKLKAEKLKASARAKVEHPFRYIKQVFGYSKVRYRGLAKNSNRLHLLAAFSNLLMGEKYLLA, from the coding sequence ATGGATCAGATCACCTTCTCCGAAGCCGAGTACCAGACCAAGAAGCGTAAAACCCGCCGCGAGATTTTTCTGGAACGGATGGACAAGCTGATTCCGTGGAAGCAGTTGGAGAAGAAGGTAGCCCTATATTACCCCAAGGGCCAGACTGGCCGGCCACCGTATCCGCTGCCGACCATGCTGCGAGTCCACTGCATGCAATTGTTCTATAACCTCAGTGATCCTGCCATGGAAGACGCATTGTATGAGATCGAATCCATGCGCCAGTTCGCCGGCCTGAAGCTGGACCGATTGCCGGACGAAACCACCATTCTCAAGTTTCGTCATTTCCTGGAGCGCCATGGCCTTGGCAAGGTGTTGTTCAAAGAGGTGAACAAGCACCTGGAGAAAAATGGTTTGATGCTGCGTGAAGGCAGCATTGTGGATGCTTCCATCATTTCTGCACCAAGCTCCACGAAGAATGAAAGCGGCCAGCGCGACCCTGAGATGCGACAAACCAGAAAAGGCAACCAGTGGTACTTTGGCATGAAGATGCATATCGGCGTGGACGATACGCTCGGCTTGATCCACAGCATCGATACCACCGCTGCCAATGTCCACGACATCGTGTCCGCCGGCAACCTTCTTCACGGTGACGAGCTGCGCGTGTTCGGTGATGCCGGTTATCTTGGCATTCAAAAGCGGGATGAGCATAAAGATCGCCAAAATGTATCCTGGTTCATTGCCAAGCGCCCCGGTTCTCGTAAAAAACTGGACGACCGAAAGCTAAAGGCCGAGAAGCTCAAAGCCAGCGCCCGGGCCAAAGTGGAACACCCATTCCGGTACATCAAGCAGGTCTTTGGCTATAGCAAAGTTCGCTATCGCGGCTTGGCCAAAAACAGTAACCGATTGCACTTGCTGGCTGCGTTCAGCAACCTGCTGATGGGTGAAAAATACCTGCTGGCGTAG
- a CDS encoding APC family permease — protein MKSDSAINQALIRPSLAFKGFTTITNSGSEVIDPKRNVGRAIIISIAACVVIYTLVGFAVASNLSLAEIIETQDYSLAAAARPALGEYAVWFTVAIAMMATAGGILASIFAVSRMLAMLTEMKLVPHRHFGMPGSIQKHTLVYTVVLGLILTAFFDLSRIAALGIVFYLIMDIAIHWGVLRYLREDVKASAWVPVMAILLDLLVLGGFVWVKLNTDPFVIRVAVATMIVIAVAEQIFLKKSENSRQSGDEESHAHDHH, from the coding sequence TTGAAAAGCGATTCAGCGATAAATCAGGCGTTAATCAGACCCTCCCTAGCTTTCAAGGGCTTCACCACCATTACCAACAGCGGCTCCGAAGTAATAGACCCCAAGCGGAACGTAGGACGGGCGATCATTATTTCCATTGCAGCCTGCGTGGTGATCTATACGTTGGTTGGTTTTGCTGTTGCCAGCAACTTGTCCCTGGCCGAGATTATCGAGACACAGGACTACTCCCTTGCCGCCGCCGCCCGCCCGGCACTGGGGGAGTACGCCGTGTGGTTCACCGTTGCCATTGCCATGATGGCTACTGCCGGAGGCATTCTGGCCAGCATTTTTGCGGTCTCACGCATGCTGGCCATGCTGACGGAGATGAAGCTGGTCCCCCACCGGCATTTCGGCATGCCTGGCAGCATCCAGAAGCACACCCTGGTCTACACCGTGGTCCTGGGGCTGATCCTTACGGCCTTCTTCGACCTCTCCCGAATTGCAGCACTGGGGATCGTGTTCTACCTGATCATGGATATTGCCATCCATTGGGGTGTACTTCGCTATCTACGCGAAGACGTGAAGGCCAGCGCCTGGGTGCCAGTCATGGCCATTTTGCTGGATTTGCTCGTTCTTGGGGGCTTTGTGTGGGTCAAGCTGAATACGGACCCGTTTGTCATCCGTGTTGCGGTGGCCACCATGATCGTTATTGCAGTGGCAGAGCAGATTTTTTTGAAAAAGTCCGAGAATTCCCGGCAATCGGGAGATGAGGAATCTCATGCTCATGATCACCATTAA
- a CDS encoding heavy metal translocating P-type ATPase, which translates to MGSDHCAGIIKSTLARHDGVQTTSTNIANHTVSVVVGSDGPTENELKELIEGAGYDVAAVALEGDASQEEDSAVEEAYLKLALRRFWIAAVPTTLIMVLMMFHMFWQPIPGYLAIIAVLGFPVVFLYGGAATHKASWRSLKNGTFNMDVLISMGSLPPYLIGLVGFVYPMTSFIEMAVTIMTFHMLGRYLEAKAKGKASEAIRKLLTLGAKTARVEREGEEVEIPVKDLAPGDIMIVRPGDKVPTDGEVVDGESHLDESIATGESVPVYKSTGDTVIGATISKEGRLRVKATRVGGDTFLAQVVKLIDEAQGSRVPIQEFADRMTGRFVPLVLVIALGSLVVWLFAGDTLRPILEWGAAFLPWVDPTAATPVLAILAAIAVLVIACPCALGLATPTALMVGSGVGAERGILIRSGEAIQTFKDVKVMVLDKTGTITRGEPKLTDVVPAAGVSETELLELATAVENASEHPIARAIVDGARERC; encoded by the coding sequence ATGGGGTCCGACCATTGTGCGGGTATTATCAAGAGTACCCTTGCGCGACACGACGGCGTGCAGACGACGTCAACCAACATAGCCAATCACACAGTGAGCGTGGTGGTCGGCTCGGATGGGCCGACAGAAAATGAGCTGAAAGAGCTGATAGAGGGCGCCGGATATGATGTTGCTGCTGTCGCTCTTGAGGGAGATGCCAGTCAGGAGGAGGACTCGGCCGTTGAAGAGGCCTATCTGAAGCTTGCATTACGCAGGTTCTGGATCGCTGCGGTACCGACAACACTGATCATGGTGTTGATGATGTTTCATATGTTCTGGCAGCCCATTCCGGGGTATCTGGCTATTATTGCAGTGCTCGGCTTCCCGGTAGTGTTTCTTTATGGCGGTGCCGCTACCCACAAGGCTTCCTGGCGTTCACTGAAGAATGGCACCTTCAACATGGATGTGCTCATTTCCATGGGCAGCCTTCCCCCCTACCTGATTGGTCTGGTGGGCTTTGTCTATCCGATGACCTCTTTCATCGAAATGGCCGTTACCATCATGACCTTCCATATGCTTGGTCGGTACCTGGAAGCAAAAGCCAAGGGCAAGGCCTCGGAGGCCATCCGGAAATTGCTCACCCTCGGCGCTAAGACCGCGCGCGTGGAACGGGAAGGGGAAGAGGTCGAAATTCCCGTGAAGGATTTGGCTCCAGGCGACATCATGATTGTCCGGCCCGGTGACAAGGTGCCCACTGATGGTGAAGTGGTGGATGGTGAGAGTCATCTGGATGAATCCATTGCCACTGGCGAGTCTGTCCCGGTATACAAAAGCACGGGAGACACGGTTATTGGTGCCACCATTAGCAAGGAAGGTCGCCTGAGAGTCAAGGCTACCCGTGTTGGTGGTGATACCTTCCTGGCCCAGGTGGTGAAACTGATCGACGAGGCTCAGGGCTCCAGGGTGCCAATCCAGGAGTTTGCTGACCGCATGACCGGTCGCTTCGTGCCGCTGGTTCTTGTTATTGCCCTGGGCAGTCTTGTGGTCTGGCTGTTTGCAGGCGATACACTCCGACCAATCCTTGAATGGGGCGCCGCTTTCCTGCCGTGGGTGGACCCGACGGCGGCCACGCCGGTGCTGGCTATCCTGGCGGCTATTGCTGTGCTGGTAATTGCCTGCCCCTGTGCATTGGGGTTGGCAACGCCGACTGCGCTGATGGTGGGTTCGGGCGTCGGCGCCGAGCGGGGCATCCTGATTCGCTCTGGAGAGGCCATTCAGACCTTCAAGGACGTCAAGGTAATGGTCCTCGATAAAACAGGCACCATTACCAGGGGTGAGCCGAAGCTTACCGATGTAGTACCCGCCGCCGGCGTTTCGGAGACCGAGCTGCTGGAGCTTGCCACCGCGGTAGAAAATGCGTCTGAGCATCCCATCGCCCGTGCCATTGTGGACGGTGCCCGGGAACGTTGTTGA
- a CDS encoding heavy metal translocating P-type ATPase, which produces MPLWTVPGNVVDFRSTGARGVSGRVGESTVLIGNRLLLEEQGVNGLDALDKSLSDLEDQGRTAVIVARDGEAYGIVAVADTLKDESVAAIRAMHEQGLYVVMITGDNERAANAVAREVGIDEVRAGVLPEGKVDAIRELQEKYGNHVAMVGDGINDAPALKQANVGIAIGAGADVAIEAADVTLVRGELSGVVDAMVLSRATFKKIVENLLWASGYNAAAIPIAAAGLLHPMIGVVAMTVSSLSVIGNSMLLRRRYEKDHR; this is translated from the coding sequence GTGCCATTGTGGACGGTGCCCGGGAACGTTGTTGATTTCCGCTCCACCGGCGCCAGAGGTGTTTCGGGAAGGGTCGGTGAGAGCACCGTGCTGATTGGTAACCGCCTCCTGCTGGAAGAGCAGGGCGTTAATGGGCTGGATGCCTTGGACAAGAGTCTTTCCGACCTTGAGGATCAGGGCAGAACCGCCGTTATTGTTGCCCGTGATGGCGAGGCCTACGGCATTGTCGCGGTAGCCGACACGCTCAAGGACGAATCGGTGGCCGCCATTCGGGCCATGCACGAGCAAGGACTGTATGTTGTGATGATTACTGGTGACAACGAGCGTGCAGCCAACGCCGTTGCCCGTGAAGTGGGCATTGACGAGGTTCGCGCCGGGGTGTTGCCGGAAGGCAAGGTGGATGCCATTCGGGAACTGCAGGAAAAGTACGGCAATCATGTTGCCATGGTGGGTGATGGCATTAACGACGCCCCGGCACTCAAACAGGCTAACGTAGGCATTGCCATAGGCGCTGGTGCGGATGTGGCTATCGAAGCTGCTGACGTTACCCTGGTCCGTGGCGAATTATCTGGTGTTGTTGACGCCATGGTGCTGTCACGTGCGACCTTCAAAAAGATCGTTGAGAACCTCCTATGGGCCAGTGGATACAACGCTGCGGCTATTCCTATAGCTGCGGCGGGGCTGCTGCACCCGATGATTGGTGTAGTGGCGATGACTGTCAGCTCGCTCTCGGTCATTGGTAACTCAATGTTACTGCGTCGGCGTTACGAGAAGGATCACCGGTAG